In Arthrobacter ramosus, one DNA window encodes the following:
- a CDS encoding serine protease inhibitor, with amino-acid sequence MTSSNGKYDVELTITLTEAPGAVDYEFVLLGSGGAVSEGSTLPDPRAALAAVEQFGEEIFFPVPRPDRICTQQYGGPQVALVTGRFRGREVSSRFSRTDGCEIARWRTMAALLGGVAGSTGNI; translated from the coding sequence ATGACTTCAAGCAATGGAAAGTACGACGTCGAACTCACCATCACGCTGACAGAGGCACCAGGCGCCGTGGACTATGAGTTCGTCCTGCTCGGCTCGGGCGGCGCAGTCTCCGAAGGCTCGACCCTTCCGGACCCCCGCGCGGCGCTTGCCGCCGTCGAGCAATTCGGCGAAGAGATCTTCTTTCCGGTTCCGCGGCCGGACCGGATTTGCACCCAGCAGTACGGCGGTCCACAAGTGGCGTTGGTGACGGGCCGGTTCCGCGGTCGCGAGGTCAGCAGCCGCTTCAGCCGGACGGACGGCTGCGAGATCGCCCGTTGGCGTACGATGGCCGCACTCCTTGGCGGCGTGGCAGGATCCACAGGAAACATCTAA
- a CDS encoding S8 family serine peptidase, with protein MNSQGKSFIGSGGLRKAAALAVGLPVLLSSVALTPAQAAPASGSTVFGSTVAGVARNVDPKSYQDGRYVVVLAEKPAATYDGGTPGYVPTKPQAGKKLDVGRAEVKQYEAHLLQKQQDVAKQQSVSINRDYTTAINGFSATLSANQAVNLAKNPDVLLVAPDTQSAPDYSTTDFLNLSGPNGVWNTQFGGQDQAGKGTVVGVIDTGYTPTSKFFAGDAVQPLVGDPQVGVPYRTNDGKIAMLKANGDTFVGECQKGTDTGAAFDGTACNSKVLAAHYFADAFLQSVPPAQRAPQEQLSPIDVASHGTHTASTAAGNSGVETFVDGRSFGKTSGVAPAAKLSIYKICWEDTNPNSGGCYSSAAIAAIDQAIADGVDVLNYSISGATDTTTDPVSLAFLSAASAGIFVAASAGNSGPQASTVNHGAPWMTTVAATSFSQELQGTVEFSDGTKFRGASIMNHQVSGAGVVLSANAASGAGNAALCAPGSLDAAKIAGKVVVCDRGVVDRVAKSAEVLRGGGVGMILVNLTSSSLDTDKHAVPTVHVNPPASQAIKDKVAANPGLTVSLVDHDTTGLPLEAQPQIAGFSSRGPLLATDSDLLKPDVSAPGVAVLAGVSPIGSKGDEYGFMSGTSMASPHIAGFGALIMAKNPDWSPAAVKSAMMTTASDVKLADGSKNQDVFATGAGEMNPAGVLEPGLVYDAGTDDYLKFIQGTGVDLGKPGLGSTLPRDMNLPSFALGNLAGKMEVTRTVTALTPGQYRATVNVPGVDVKVTPSVLNFSEVGQKKTFTVTFENKSAALGTFAMGSLKWEGANKSVVSPIAVRPQSVLASKSVAFTSQQASGSADINIVSGSDSPTAVTIDGLSKADSSAAELVPGPVAVANNASNFVKTATVAPGTAFAKFSVISSDPTADFDLYVLSPSGQLFTAATPSASESLSLDNPEPGTYTIIANLYASPNNRPTKASVDAAILGANQGNATVTPNPINMKNGKSGKLTFAWNSLTPGSYIGRLTFAGTSSPTFVSVLVSANGSVSVVPKDDQEGQHGKGKLQNEGEDQSNNAL; from the coding sequence GTGAATTCACAAGGAAAGAGCTTCATTGGAAGCGGGGGGCTTCGAAAAGCTGCGGCGTTGGCCGTCGGACTGCCGGTTCTGCTCTCCTCGGTGGCTTTGACACCCGCTCAAGCTGCGCCCGCTTCCGGCTCAACGGTCTTCGGATCAACGGTTGCGGGGGTTGCCCGGAATGTCGACCCCAAGTCTTACCAGGATGGCCGCTACGTAGTGGTGCTGGCAGAGAAGCCAGCGGCCACTTACGACGGCGGAACGCCCGGCTATGTGCCCACCAAGCCGCAGGCAGGCAAGAAGCTTGACGTCGGCAGGGCCGAAGTGAAGCAGTACGAGGCCCACTTGCTGCAGAAGCAGCAGGACGTGGCCAAGCAGCAGAGCGTGAGCATCAATCGCGACTACACAACAGCCATCAACGGCTTCAGCGCCACCCTTTCCGCGAACCAGGCCGTCAATCTCGCGAAGAACCCCGATGTTCTCCTCGTGGCCCCGGACACGCAGTCCGCTCCTGACTACTCCACCACCGATTTCCTCAACCTCAGCGGACCGAACGGCGTGTGGAATACCCAGTTCGGAGGCCAGGACCAGGCCGGCAAGGGCACTGTGGTGGGCGTCATCGACACCGGCTACACGCCCACAAGCAAGTTCTTCGCCGGCGATGCCGTCCAGCCGCTGGTCGGGGACCCCCAGGTGGGCGTCCCGTACCGCACGAATGACGGCAAGATCGCCATGCTGAAGGCCAACGGAGATACCTTCGTAGGCGAATGCCAGAAAGGTACCGACACCGGGGCGGCCTTTGACGGCACTGCCTGCAATTCCAAAGTCCTCGCTGCCCACTACTTCGCAGATGCCTTCCTCCAGTCGGTTCCTCCAGCCCAACGGGCACCCCAGGAACAGCTCTCGCCCATCGACGTCGCGAGCCACGGTACGCACACGGCCAGCACCGCAGCGGGCAACTCCGGTGTGGAGACGTTCGTGGATGGCCGCAGCTTCGGAAAGACGAGCGGGGTGGCACCAGCTGCCAAGCTCTCCATTTACAAGATCTGCTGGGAAGACACCAACCCCAATTCGGGCGGCTGCTACAGTTCCGCGGCCATAGCCGCCATTGACCAGGCCATTGCCGACGGCGTGGACGTCCTGAATTACTCCATTTCCGGCGCTACGGACACCACCACGGACCCGGTCTCGCTGGCGTTCCTCTCTGCCGCGTCTGCCGGCATCTTTGTGGCAGCGTCCGCCGGTAACTCCGGCCCGCAGGCCAGCACCGTCAACCACGGCGCACCCTGGATGACCACGGTTGCGGCTACTTCCTTCTCCCAGGAGCTCCAGGGCACCGTCGAATTCTCCGACGGCACCAAGTTCCGCGGAGCGAGCATCATGAACCACCAGGTGAGCGGGGCCGGCGTCGTGCTCTCCGCAAACGCCGCCTCAGGTGCCGGTAACGCAGCACTCTGTGCGCCTGGGTCCCTGGACGCGGCGAAAATCGCCGGCAAGGTAGTGGTGTGTGACCGTGGGGTGGTTGACCGCGTCGCCAAGAGCGCCGAGGTGCTCCGCGGTGGCGGCGTGGGCATGATCCTCGTGAACCTCACCAGCTCCTCATTGGACACGGACAAGCACGCAGTGCCCACCGTCCACGTGAACCCCCCGGCGTCGCAGGCCATCAAGGACAAGGTTGCGGCCAACCCGGGACTTACTGTTTCTCTCGTTGACCACGACACCACCGGGCTTCCGCTCGAGGCTCAGCCGCAGATCGCCGGATTCTCGTCCCGCGGCCCGCTCCTCGCCACCGATTCGGATCTGCTCAAGCCGGACGTTTCGGCTCCCGGCGTTGCCGTGCTGGCGGGGGTTTCGCCCATCGGCAGCAAAGGCGATGAGTACGGATTCATGTCCGGTACCTCCATGGCGTCCCCGCACATTGCAGGTTTTGGAGCCCTGATCATGGCGAAGAATCCCGATTGGTCACCGGCGGCGGTCAAGTCGGCCATGATGACGACGGCGAGTGACGTCAAGCTGGCCGATGGAAGCAAGAACCAGGACGTCTTCGCCACCGGTGCGGGCGAGATGAACCCTGCCGGCGTGCTGGAACCGGGCCTGGTCTACGATGCCGGAACCGATGACTACCTGAAGTTCATCCAGGGCACCGGCGTCGATCTCGGCAAGCCGGGACTTGGCTCGACACTGCCGCGCGACATGAACCTTCCGTCGTTCGCCCTGGGTAACCTCGCAGGCAAGATGGAGGTCACTCGCACCGTCACCGCGCTGACCCCGGGACAGTACCGGGCCACAGTCAATGTCCCTGGGGTTGACGTCAAGGTCACCCCGTCCGTGCTGAATTTCAGCGAAGTCGGCCAGAAGAAGACCTTCACGGTGACCTTCGAAAACAAGAGCGCGGCACTGGGTACTTTCGCGATGGGATCTCTGAAGTGGGAAGGCGCCAACAAGTCGGTGGTCTCTCCGATTGCGGTCCGTCCGCAGTCGGTACTGGCATCCAAGAGCGTCGCCTTCACGTCCCAGCAGGCAAGCGGATCGGCGGACATCAATATCGTCTCCGGTTCCGACTCACCCACGGCCGTGACCATTGACGGTCTCTCCAAGGCTGATTCCTCGGCCGCGGAGCTTGTTCCCGGTCCTGTGGCTGTGGCGAACAATGCCTCGAACTTCGTCAAGACCGCCACAGTTGCCCCCGGAACCGCGTTCGCGAAGTTCTCGGTGATTTCCTCCGATCCCACGGCGGATTTCGATCTGTATGTTCTGTCGCCGTCGGGTCAGTTGTTCACGGCAGCGACACCCAGTGCCAGTGAGTCGCTCTCCCTCGACAACCCGGAGCCTGGGACGTACACCATCATCGCGAACCTGTATGCCAGCCCCAACAACCGGCCCACCAAGGCCAGCGTTGATGCCGCGATCCTGGGCGCAAACCAAGGCAACGCCACGGTCACGCCCAACCCGATCAACATGAAGAACGGCAAATCCGGGAAGCTCACCTTCGCGTGGAACAGCCTGACGCCGGGTTCCTACATCGGCCGACTCACGTTTGCCGGCACAAGTTCGCCGACGTTTGTGTCCGTTCTGGTCTCGGCAAACGGCAGCGTGTCCGTCGTGCCGAAGGATGACCAAGAAGGCCAGCACGGCAAGGGCAAACTTCAGAATGAAGGGGAGGACCAGTCAAACAACGCGCTTTAG